A single window of Lepisosteus oculatus isolate fLepOcu1 chromosome 29, fLepOcu1.hap2, whole genome shotgun sequence DNA harbors:
- the LOC102685416 gene encoding complement factor D-like: MGPRHYALLLVAAALLASAQLGDCVMGGGEAVAHSRPYMASIQHDDKHECGGFLISGQWVMTAAHCFSEPSDKSIRVVLGAHSLSTPEDSKQVFSIASSHTHPEFSLENYDNDIALLKLDGTATESSAVKPIAFQRGGGYVQEGEECSIAGWGATSNIGFRPDKLQQVDVKVLSRRLCGRSDYYGDKFTDNMMCAAESRKDTCDGDSGGPLVHGGVAVGITSNGSKKCGRPKKPGVYTVISRYAQWIDSTMQQ; the protein is encoded by the exons ATGGGACCGAGACACTACGCACTGCTCCTCGTAGCCGCTGCGCTGCTCGCTTCTGCACAGCTGG GTGACTGCGTCATGGGCGGCGGTGAAGCTGTGGCCCACTCCAGGCCGTACATGGCGTCGATCCAGCACGACGACAAGCACGAGTGCGGCGGCTTCCTGATCTCCGGGCAGTGGGTGATGACCGCGGCGCACTGCTTCTCCGAGCC GTCCGACAAGAGCATCAGAGTGGTGCTGGGAGCCCATTCCTTGTCCACGCCGGAAGACAGCAAACAGGTTTTCAGCATCGCATCAAGCCACACTCACCCGGAATTCTCCTTGGAAAACTATGACAACGACATTGCCCTGCTGAAG CTGGACGGCACGGCCACGGAGAGCAGCGCGGTGAAGCCCATCGCGTTCCAGCGCGGCGGGGGCTACGTGCAGGAAGGGGAGGAGTGCAGCATCGCCGGCTGGGGCGCCACCAGCAACATCGGCTTCCGGCCGGACAAGCTGCAGCAGGTGGACGTCAAGGTCCTGAGCCGGCGCCTGTGTGGCCGCAGCGACTACTATGGAGACAAATTCACGGACAACATGATGTGCGCCGCCGAGAGCCGGAAGGACACCTGCGAT GGCGACTCGGGCGGGCCGCTGGTGCACGGCGGCGTGGCGGTGGGCATCACGTCCAATGGCAGCAAGAAGTGTGGGCGCCCCAAGAAGCCGGGGGTCTACACCGTGATTTCGCGCTACGCCCAGTGGATCGACAGCACCATGCAGCAGTGA